From the Debaryomyces hansenii CBS767 chromosome F complete sequence genome, the window GCCGTTGTTTTAGGTATTCTTGATTGTTTTCcaaagaattaaatgacTTAATCAGTTAAATACAACAAAGATATTTTCAGCGAAGGTTTAGCCCCATAAgcaattttttatataagaatttttccttctttctattaattatccaaatttaatatatttcttccTGAATAGTCAATTGAATCAATCGCCTACTAGTATACCATGAGACTTATCAGtactattttgaatattttccTTTTAGCGGGAACTTGCTTGTTATTATTGCTTGTCATTTTGTCGGGTGCCTCAGATAACTTCCCATTGAATGACTTTTACTGGATTAAGGCTGACACCTCGCTGATTTCGGGAGCACCAAAGATGGCTGCATGGACATTCTGGGGTGTTTGTGAAGAAAACGACTACAGCAAGTGTACCCTGGGACCAGCATACCCTATTTCACCAAAGGACAACTTTGACACCACCAGTAATGTGCCAAAGGACTTTGTTGATAACAGAGGAACCTACTACTATTTATCCAGATTTTCTTTTGCATTTACTCTTGTGGCCGTTGGATTCACCGGCATTGCGCTTATTATTGATGTGCTTGCATTCTGTTTCCTGATCATCGACAAGGTTGTTATTGCGTTTGTCTCGTTTGCGTTATTCTTCATTGCCGGTCTTGCTGCTTTCCAGACCGCCGTTGTTGTTATGGCCAGAAAT encodes:
- a CDS encoding DEHA2F12386p (similar to uniprot|P54003 Saccharomyces cerevisiae YML052W SUR7 Multicopy suppressor of rvs167 mutation), which translates into the protein MRLISTILNIFLLAGTCLLLLLVILSGASDNFPLNDFYWIKADTSSISGAPKMAAWTFWGVCEENDYSKCTSGPAYPISPKDNFDTTSNVPKDFVDNRGTYYYLSRFSFAFTLVAVGFTGIALIIDVLAFCFSIIDKVVIAFVSFALFFIAGLAAFQTAVVVMARNAFNQESMNPTVGIKLMAITWTAFVCILIVFINTCFANISNSYKKHMSRVKENQGAAAVVPDVNQRDDSSFTRANAGAVDPETREADNGGIRFFKIKRNNQKISDDESI